The genomic region GGTGTGTCATTCAACAGATTTATTAGCTGTTCCACCGTCATCGGGGGCAAGCCCCCTCCCACATTTGGTCCGGTTTCTTGCGGACAATCGAGTCGAATCCAATCTGTTGCGGAGCCCCAGCCCCCATGAAGCACAATGTCATCCTTGTGGTGCTCGACGGCCTGAACTTCGAGGTCGCCAGGCACGCCATGGGGCACTTGCAGGCCTATGTCGGCGCAGGACGCGCAGCCCTCTACACACTGGAATGTGAACTGCCCGCCCTGTCCCGCCCGCTGTATGAATGCATCCTCACCGGCGTGCCGCCGATTGACAGCGGCATCGTCCATAACAACGTCTCGCGCCTGTCCAACCAGCGCAGCGTCTTCCATTACGCCACCGATGCAGGCTTGACCACGGCAGCGGCGGCTTACCATTGGGTCAGTGAGCTGTATAACCGCACGCCCTTTCTCGCCGCCCGAGATCGCCACACCGACGACAAGGCGCTGGCGATCCAGCATGGGCATTTCTACTGGCATGACCACTACCCGGATTCCCACCTGTTCGCCGATGCCGAAAGCCTGCGGCTCAAGCACGCGCCGAACCTGCTGCTCGTGCACCCGATGAACGTCGACGACGCCGGCCATAAGCACGGCCTCGACTCCGCGCAATACCGCAACAGCGCGCGCTCGGTCGACATCATCCTGGCCGACTATCTGCAAGCTTGGCTCGACGCCGGCTACCAGGTGATGGTTACCGCCGACCACGGCATGAACAACGATCGCTCCCACAACGGCCTATTGCCAGAAGAGCGCGAGGTCCCCCTGTTTGTACTCGGCGACGGATTCAGCCTGGACAGCAA from Pseudomonas synxantha harbors:
- a CDS encoding alkaline phosphatase family protein, with translation MKHNVILVVLDGLNFEVARHAMGHLQAYVGAGRAALYTLECELPALSRPLYECILTGVPPIDSGIVHNNVSRLSNQRSVFHYATDAGLTTAAAAYHWVSELYNRTPFLAARDRHTDDKALAIQHGHFYWHDHYPDSHLFADAESLRLKHAPNLLLVHPMNVDDAGHKHGLDSAQYRNSARSVDIILADYLQAWLDAGYQVMVTADHGMNNDRSHNGLLPEEREVPLFVLGDGFSLDSNAAPTQTDLCGTVCELLGVPHDKPVCRELLK